Sequence from the Desulfobacterales bacterium genome:
TTTCTTGTCCTTTTTCTTATCCTTGTCCTTGCTCCCGCCCTTCGACTTCTTTCCTTTTCTTCTCCTGCCCATAATCATTACCTCCTTTTCTTGGTCTAACAAAGTTCTAATATTTTTAACCAAAATTTAGCATCAAACACAATTAATTAAAAAGAAATCTTTTTTTATTAATAACGTGAATTATACCTGATTGCAGATACTTGGACTTAAACAAGTGAAGTGTATAACGGGTTGATAAGATCGGCGATTTTACAAGTCAGAGGTGATCCTGCTTTAAGATTCTCTCGCAGTTTACCAATTGTGGCTTTTCCGAGGAAAAAATTTTATAGTACAACCTCTTTCACCTAATTCTCTAAACTACATGTATATTGAGAGATACCCAAATATCGCATTTTTACAGATACATATCGAATATCGCAAGGGTTTTAGTGGACTGATACGTATAGAGTGGAGTAATCACAACTTTCTAAATACAAGAAAATTGAAATTATAAATACCTAATTATGCATATCTCTTGAGTGCCAGTGCACCGCGTTGGTTATGTTCTTTGCGCTACTATTGTGTTTTTGAGTTGGATAACTCAATTTCCACGCGACGGTTCAACTTCCTGCCTTCGAGCGTTTTGTTAGAGAAAATAAATTTTTGCGCACCGTGACCTAATGCCTGTATATTTGAAGATTTTACACCCTTGCCGACAAGATAGGCCTTAACCATATTAGCGCGCTCCTTAGAGATCATTTCATTATAGGCCCTCTCTCCGTATGAATCGGTATAGCCGTTGAGGGTGATATTTGCAGCAGGATTATTGTGGATGATTTCTACAACACGATCAAGTTTTTCCTTGGCTTTATCCGAAAGCTCTTTTGAATCATGACTGAAAAAAATGATAAAAGCCGAGTTTTTTCGAATCGCAGCAACTTTTTCCTGGTTGAGGTCCCGGGCCTCATCAGTCGTATCAGCTATTTGTTGATCAATGCTGTCATCAAGGTTTTCTTCGGTAATTGCCTGTTTGGACTCAGTCTTTTCGCTGAGACCCAGTCGCTCATGAATAATATCATTAATTTGGTTTGCAACTCGCTTGTCTCCGAATGGCGCACTTCCGGCTCTGACTGAGACTTCTGTAGAATTCTGGCTAATCCTCACCACTTTGACAACAACCGGTGTGCCATCTGGGCGCTGGGCCTTAAGGGTGGTTTTTAAGCCATCTTCTATGGTTTCAGTGACCGATATTTTTAATTCTTCCAATGTGTCATTGCTGGCCTGAACCGTTCTATGGTACTCTGCGGGATACGTCTTAACGGAGCCTCCCTGCAAGCCGGCACATCCCACCAGGACAAAAAACCACAAAAAAATAGTCAAAAGGATCGATTTTAATGCAACGCCGCCCGTAAATCTTTCGAATTGTCGTTTCATTTTTATTTTCCTATCAAAGTTAATTAATTTTTATGACCCTGCTTTTTTTATATAGAGAAACCCAACTATCGCATTTTTGCATATATCAAACGCGTATCACAAGAATTTTGGACTTCTGATAGTTGCACTTTGTTGGTATATGCACCAAACATATCTCAAATCTGCATTCTCAATAGATAGGGTGTCTATTGGCAAGTACCACCTCTAATTTTTGTATCATAATATTCACATTCGCCTAATTCACAAGCTCGTTTCAATTCAAGACAAGCTTTTTCATATTGGCCTTTGTCTGCAAATAAAATCGCTTTAAATATATAAGGCCGAACTAATTTGGGAATGGCTTTGTCACCGGGGCTACCATACTGATAAATCCTTGGATAAATGTAGAGGCAAAAAATAAAAGAGCCGCCGATAACCAGCGTGCAAAAAAGACTGAAAAAAAGGACGACTCTTTTATCGAAAAAGTTGCCCTGCGTAGGTCGATAGGCTTCGATATATGCTTTGCCGTCTTCAATGAACTGTTGCACATAGATGGGTAGGGTCTGATCCTCTAAATAGCGCTTAAAGTGCATTTCCACCCAGCCATCCGTCCAACCTTTTTCCTCGGCGGCAATTTGGAATATATCGTATTCACTTTTGCCCGTAATCTGTTTCAGCCTCCATAAATATTGCTGATGGGTCAATGGTCTGGTTTTTGCCACATTGCGTTGACTGGCCCATAGATAAACCACCAGCATGACTAACAGAAAGAGTGTTAAAGAGAGGATTGTAGGTTCAAGCATTGAAAAATCCTTTCATACTAAACCACAAGAACCTAACAGCGAGAGGAGATGGAATTGAAATCAGCAGTTTGATTTTATTTGACATGCGATGCTACTGAAATCAACAGGAATCGATAAGAAGCAGCATCATGCCTTATTTTAAATAATTGTCAAGTTGGGATAAATTGAGGTAAACACAAATATCGCAATTTTACACATATCAAACGGGTATCGCAAGGTTTTTCAGGGTTTCAAAATTTGTGTGTTGTTGGAGATATTGCAAACTCCGATAAGCTACTGATAACTTCCTAAAACGATCAGACGTTACTAATTCAATAATTGTGTTTTGAAGATGCTTCGGCGCTCGGATTCTTTCCTTATTACTATTGAATTTCTTCGATCAAAACCTTTTCGGCGATCTTTACCCGATCGTCTCTCTGGGATAAAAGCGGTGTATTCAAATCGCCGCCGATCAATTCCGATACGGTTTCCACCTTTATCGTGAATTGTTAGCTCCAATTTCGTATTATACAAAGGGCGGATTTTTGCTGTCTGAATTAACAAATGATTGTCTTGTTTATCCTGATTTGTTTTTCGGCGAGATGGAAAAATAAAAAACAGCATCAACACTGAAAGAACTAACCCAACGAAAATGATGGATTCCATGGTAATGAGTCCTGCGACCAATTTAATTACAATAAACCAAAATGGAATAACAAATTATCAAAGCCCATTTAATTCCGGCAAATGGCATCGTGAAATAGATTCCTTAATCAAAATAAAGGGGTTTCTTAACAAAACAAATATCATTTGTCTATATATATTGTTATCAACACATATAGTTAGCGGAAGGTTAACTATGCTGAGTTTAGGGTAAATGAGGGCTTTTCGCATAGAAAATAATGGAATAGCCAACTACCGATATATTGAAAGAAACCCAACTATCGTAATTTTACATATATCAAACGAGTATCATAAGATTTTTGGCCTTTTAAAAGTTTTGTGTTGTTGGAGTTATCTGCAATTTTGATGTTTTTAAAGAACAAAGATTACCCCAAAAGTCTATTTCTTATATCCAATGATATTTGAAGGAACATAAGGATTTACTTCAGTTGGATAAGTATCAGTTGAGTAAACTTGTTCTATTGTATTTCCATCGTCACTGATCTATACCACCGTGTATTTGGTAAATCCGTATGTATTCATATCCCACTATTAATTCGAGCAATTCCTTTTTTGCCACTTCATCTGCCGATTTTTGTCAACTAAAAATGCGTAAAAATCCACGAATTTGATAACTAATTGTAATCTTATAATAAATTAATATGAACTGTTTCTGGCCTAATAATTGCTGAGAATAAGCGACAGGCCGGGGGAAATTGTCACTGAAGGAACAAGGGGGATGCTATGCAAGTTGCTCAAAGCAAAAATAATGGCAAAAAAAAGACTGTTTTATTTGTGGATGATGAACAAATTGTATTGAATGTTGGATCTTTGATGTTGCAGAAACTGGGTTATAATGTGCTTGCAGTTAGTAATGGGAATAGAGCTATTGAAGTTCTCAAAGAAAATAAAGTTGCTTTTGTTTTATTAGATATGCTGATGCCGTGTATGAATGGGTTTCAAATATATCACATGTTAAAAAAGATCCAACCGAATGTAAAAATTATACTTACAAGTGGATATGCAGTATGTCAGTCTGATGGAAGATCAGAAAGCATCGGATTTGATGGTTTCATACAAAAACCTTTCAATCTAAAACAGCTATCCGAAAAAATAGAAAGTATTAGAGCAGATTAGGAACCATCTCGAATTATAATCGATTTGCTTAAGAGACTATAATTATTAGATTTTATAAAACAGAAGAAACACATATATTTTACATGGGCGTAGCTCGGAATAACTCTTAAATGAATAATCTTCCCGCACTCATTCAAACATACAATTTTGCCGATACAAACTAAAAGGACGCAAACAGCAAAGCCCAATCGGCAGGCGGCTTGAATTGTGAGAACGCAAAAAACAGGGAACGTCAGAGGAACGAGAATCCAAGAAGGGATTTGGAATAAAAGCACCAATCTACAAAGAGAAATATTATGAATCTCAAAGCAGCCAAGAGAGAGCTTAAATCATGTGAACAGCACCTTGCGGATATTTTAGAAATCATGATCTCAAAGGAAGCCAAGCTGAATCAATTAAAAGCAAAAAGGATTCAAATTGAGAACAATTTGCCGAGTCTTTTAGAAAAAGCGACCATAGGAAAAATTTCTTACGAACAGCTTGAACAAGCAATGGCGAAACTCAAAGATTTAAAAAGGCAACTATTTGAAATCACCATCCTGCTGAAGGGTCTTAAATCAGAGGAACCTCAGTATATTGATAGGATATCGAAGGCGAAACAAATAATTTATATAGACAGGGTCAAGTAAGATTTCAGCTGATTACTGATACATTGAGAGAAACACAAAAAACGCATTTTTACAGATACATATCGAATATCGCAAGGGTTTTAGGGGGCTGATATTTACAGGGTTGTTGGAGATACCCAATGTTTTGGAATAGCCAGAACCTTTGGTATATAGCAGATGTTAAAAGTTTGGATAACGGTTAAGCTGTGGGGCGCACAGCGAAGCAAGCGTCCCACACGAGCGCTTTGTTAGGTATTTTATTCCTTACTGTAAAAACCGCGATTACTCCGATATGAACAGTAACACCAGGTTGTTTCTGAAATAGATTCTTCGGAACTTAACAATTGAGTTTCTTTTATCGCTGAATGTAACAATTCACTCGCAGCTTATGATAATGACCCTTTACCATACAGCGGGGCGCACTTCTGAGGTATTCAGTATGACGTGGGAGGACGTGAATTTTGAGCAACGTTGGGTTCGTTTATGGACACGGAAACGCAGAGGCGGGGAACTTCAGGAGAATAAACTTGCCATGACAGATACATTATTTGATCTTTTGAAACGCAGGTGGGAAAATAGGGATAAAAGTACGGCATATGTTTTTCACAATGATGATGGTACTCGGCTAACATACATCCAGAAAAGATACACAATGAAAAAATTATGTCGTAAGGCAGGTGTCAAAGTTTTTGGCTTTCATGCCATACGCCACCATGTTGCTTCAATCTTAGCTGATTCCGGCAAGGCCAGTTTAAACCAGATCCAAAAGATGCTCAGGCATCGGAGAACCACTACAACAGACAACTACATTAAAACACTTGACCCACAATTGCGGCAGGTAGCAAA
This genomic interval carries:
- a CDS encoding site-specific integrase, with amino-acid sequence MHSQLMIMTLYHTAGRTSEVFSMTWEDVNFEQRWVRLWTRKRRGGELQENKLAMTDTLFDLLKRRWENRDKSTAYVFHNDDGTRLTYIQKRYTMKKLCRKAGVKVFGFHAIRHHVASILADSGKASLNQIQKMLRHRRTTTTDNYIKTLDPQLRQVANVLDEQVKFGENTKRGTIRGTI
- a CDS encoding DUF3568 family protein; protein product: MKRQFERFTGGVALKSILLTIFLWFFVLVGCAGLQGGSVKTYPAEYHRTVQASNDTLEELKISVTETIEDGLKTTLKAQRPDGTPVVVKVVRISQNSTEVSVRAGSAPFGDKRVANQINDIIHERLGLSEKTESKQAITEENLDDSIDQQIADTTDEARDLNQEKVAAIRKNSAFIIFFSHDSKELSDKAKEKLDRVVEIIHNNPAANITLNGYTDSYGERAYNEMISKERANMVKAYLVGKGVKSSNIQALGHGAQKFIFSNKTLEGRKLNRRVEIELSNSKTQ
- a CDS encoding response regulator, producing MQVAQSKNNGKKKTVLFVDDEQIVLNVGSLMLQKLGYNVLAVSNGNRAIEVLKENKVAFVLLDMLMPCMNGFQIYHMLKKIQPNVKIILTSGYAVCQSDGRSESIGFDGFIQKPFNLKQLSEKIESIRAD